ATACTCTTTATAGGAGCTACAGCTGCTCCAACATTTCTTATATCAACATGTAAGCATTCCTTTGAACGATTAATCAACCCGAAATTTATAAAGATTCGAGGGCTAGTGCAAGCTGAGTACCTTTAAATGAAATATCATCAACTTGCAGCTTGGGTATGTGCCTGTTGTAGAGGGTAACGTGTTACACAGATTCCCCTGAAATCATTGTATTCGATTTGGTCACAATCCTTGCCTAGGAAAATTCGTGAGACTTTGATTGATTAACAAAACTCTTATGATAGGGTAATGTGAGCATAGTCACCACCCTATGCTTGCATCAGATATTTATTTAGCTtgattattccttttttttttttttttttttaattttaatttaatcaTAGCTCTTTAGCAATGATATGGATTGAcgctcattattttatttattctctagATCGCTGCTCAAAGTGATCTTTGCCAATCTTATAACAGATATCTatgaatgtatataatttttattaccttaCTTAAGccacatacgtacataatttAATCTCCGACATTAAAGTATGACAGCGTTATTTAATATAACACTTGGTGCAATAGTGATTGATTCACATTTTCAATGACATCTTTGGTGGTAAcgattatatttttgaataaaaaataattcgatctgTGTATTCGTTGAGAATGTAAACCTGGCCTCTTAAGAAAGCTGATATTTGAGATATTATTTCAAGGTCCCACAATTTGTTATCTTTGTTTCTTTACCTTGGATTGTAATGGGTGAAACAGATTTTCTGATTGCAATACTGAAATGGTATGTGTATAGAtactaaataaatgaatttatatgAATTTCCCTTCACTTGAACTTATTTCAGGATACTTTTGAGTATTGTACGTCAGCTTAAAAATTGAGATAGATTTACTTATATAATTGTCTGTTCTGGATGCAAGTATAATAACAATCGTTTATATATTTTGGCAATTATTATTGGTAAATGGTCGTTGAGCCCACTGCTAGAATATTAGACGCAGTTGACTTGGTTTCGTTGGTTCAAATATTCATAGGTATAACATGGTATAACATAATAAGGTTTAAGAGAGCAACAATATTTGACATATAGAGAGCACAGTTTTGCTACTTACTCTGGTTGTAAAATGTGttcattcaatttcagagatgatgattattcgatttttttaccactaaattaatattatttaaaagaaataataatcatgaaatAGCTTTAGTTGATTCGTTGTAAAGGATTTTTCATTTGGTTCAATATTGTTATAATAAGGTCGTTCACGAATTTCTTGAACTGCATTTTTTCAGGCATACATTTTGTGAATAcaagaaaatttgattcttAATCTAATTACGTATAACAACGATATTAAAGCTTAATGTTGGGCTTGATATTTTGGAAGCCATGTGATTGGGTTGACTAGCAACtgttgtacgaaaaaaaaaattgcgaaaatatGAAGACTCAATAAAtgctaataataaattaaaccaAACAATTATACGTTATTAGCAATATAAGTAATTGTGAATTGAAACAATATCTGAACTGTGAATACGATTTAACATAATAGTAAGCTTTATTCATTCCGCGCTATTTGAACTTGTGTCAGTATGGTGCTTGCGTAGAATGATGTCCGGACTTTAGGATTcttgtattataaatattgaacCCTCTCATTAATCACACAATGAGTCATCTATGATTTCTTCAATTATTGCCAATTCATTTGATTGTAGtatcataaaataatttaattcagatgcggttttttattttttgatgaaaaattttgtgaacGACCTATTGGTGCCCAAGCATGCTGAAGAATCTTGTAAATAGCTCAacatttttgacaaaattgaCACAACTACATATCAATTGGATTTCAAAGCATTTGATGCTAAAGAGtacaaaaatgaatcgatATCTTAAATAATTCCGGATTTTGATAGGAGGCAGAGAACTTCGAACAAGCGTATGCCTAGGCTTGCGCCGACTTCGTGAATCAAGTCATTTCCTGCAAGTAATACTGCATTAATCTATTGAGTGCAAACGATAATGCAAGCAACGTAATTCAGTTAGAATgttgattcaaattattgaataGTAAATTTTGTACATTGATTTTGAGCATTTAACAAGATACAAAATGTACTCAAACACAGATGAAACATATACAGATTTTAGGAGAGCCTAATTACAATaaaacaatttcatttttacctacttttgtgaaaatttgtagCGTGGCCTACATTCTAGCCATTTTAAGTGCATACTTAGATACCATTATATCGCATGTGTGTAgcaaaataattaatgtatCATGAAACTATACAATACTAACTACTCGAGGCGTAATTgaaatacatgaaataaaaattgtccaTGGTGAAAATAGTTATTCGATGAagagattataaaataatgaatattgtATCAgattatatgaatatatattgttAGGTGATTGTGCATAGGTAtgactaattttttcaaattatcttctttgaaaaagcgttgaaaaaaagtataaaataaaatacgatacaatacgaaaattattctgctttcATATTACATTATTTTGTTTAGAATAATATGAAATCATTAATAATTTCTAAATAAATATGTTCATTAATTCCTAAAATACATTGTGTTTTAATGCTACtagattatatataatattcatctGTACATagaacaattgaaatttccaatgatagTGAATGTTTTAGAATCTTTTCAAAGGAACCATCAAGTAGAACATAACAATGAAccattttgtttctcattattttcaatttggtaAGCAAGGGAATTCAATAAGTTGGTTACAAGTAGGCACAGAAGAGGTGATAGTAAGTTGCGGTAAGCAGATTAATGAAACTTCTAATGCTAATTTCATGCACGGTTAACCATCATTGTGAAATGTTAGGTGTCTTCTTGAcggctgaaaaatttgtttatctACTCCCTAGATTACTGACAGCAATCATACTCATCCATTCGTACATGACTtacaattttcctttttattcgaaaattaaaaaattcgaaatagtAATTCCATCCGGTATTAGCAATACCCAAAATCagtcgaaatattcattttaatcCTAAGATCACCGATATGTAGAATCTATGAtttttcttataattattGAGTGAAAGTTACTAAGTTAAGCATGACTTCATTTGCTTATTGCAGTATTGATGGTGTTGCATTTCACTGCCGTTGGCTTAGTTGTGTTGAAATAAGGATGGATAATATTCTTAAGTTCCATGTTCTAGGCATGCTCATAACGTTTATCCAAATGGTTGGCAATATGTCAAGCTTTAGATTTAGTAGATTATGGTTTGCATAACATGTCTTGAGTGGATGTCAGCAAGACCTACCAACATGTATACTACTTAATGCACAGGAAATCAAGAGCTGTTCAGTCAGCATAATTATACACCTTTTCTGTACCTCTTTGCAATTAACATCAGCAACTAATTTCAGCAGATCTACAAATTATGCTTATGTTACACACCTAATTTGTAAATATTAGATCATATTTTTGTCTTTAATGTAAAATCAACGAGGAGCTCTTAGactaaagaaaataaagttgaaaacgTAATGGGAACAACTTAATgcttattatatgtatacttccCCCTCAAAAAATACTTCATGAACTATTAAATTGCCTCTGAAGGTACGCAACCATGCAAGTGTAATTCGTCATTTGCAGTAAATTGGTCAAAATGATTATTACCTGGAGCAAAAGCATGTCATTAAAGTgccgtttctttttgttcatcaGAATGTAATCCAATGGCGAATGGATATCAATAGTTAATCATGGATGAATACAGGAACAAAACGAGTATGATAGAATATTGTTAGCTTGTTACcgaacaattaaaaaatcacagTATCTAGTTTACACATAGTTCGTATTTCGAATTCACGTATGATATCGATAGATAGCCTTCGCAATCTCtgccaaaagaaaaataggcCAGAACGAGGTCAGTCTTATTGTGAATTTAAAGATCACAATTTCGCGGTAATTCGTTATTGAATATTTGGCTCACATTTGAATAGTGACATAAATTACTCCCTCTCAAGTCCAATCTTAAGACTACTAATACTTAGTTTTTCATTCCGGATATTTCCGAGTGAAGCGCAGCTAGACATTTCTGCTAATTTCTCATTCAACTCTTGCTCGACTGCCATCTCGTTTCGCACTCGTTCACCGTGTTCAAGGAATTCGTTGGCGTGGGTTCTGCGTCGGTCGGAATCAGCGTCGGTGTTCTGTAAAATGGCTGACGGTGACATTGATTTGTACGCCGACGATCTAGAGCAAGATTTCGCACAGGTGAGTTGAATAGTTCCGTAAAAGCTGATCATTTTATTGCTTCTCAATCATTCTCGTCAAATTACGTAGGAATTCAACAATTAATCTCCAATTTAAGACAAAGTATAACATTAGCTTCCGGCGTCATGGTGGTGGTAACGATCGGACATAATTCAAGGCGCGATTAAACTATTTATCTGTCGATTTACATAAGTTGCCGCTGTAAAGAATCGCTCATCCTTTGTATGTTTCAGGACGAATTCGCTGGAGATGGAGTCGACCTCTACGATGATGTGATCGCAGCACCTCCAGGTGGTAACGGAGGAGGTGCAGGCTCTGGTGGCGGAGGAGGAGATGGCGATTCAACGTCTCCGAATGAGGAGACTAATGGCAGTGCTCCATATCATCAATTGGGCAATAATATTCAGCCCAACCAAATTGGAAGACGCCACCAACTTTATGTTGGAAACTTGACCTGGGTATATTATTAAGAACAACTCGctattatattaaaaatatgatgaatactttttttcattcatcgataTTGAATTCCATCagataaattttcttatcaaattataattgataataatcagTAATTGAATCAAATGTCTCATTCTTTTGATTAGAGCTTCAATATAAATTTCCAATAGATAAATTACAGCAAGAATCGAACTTGTATTTGTACGTAGTTTCTTGAAAGTATCTTGGACCTAAGCCATACAAGTACATTTTTCGGATGTCATATGAGCCGCAGAAAATATTGAACAACTGTCAACTTATTATTCGATGTCATTTTCCAGTGGACAAGTGATCAAGATATAACTGATGCAGTTCAAAGTATTGGTGTGCCTGATTTTGtggaagtgaaattttttgaaaatcgtgcGAATGGGCAGTCTAAGGGTTTTTGTGTCGTATCCCTTGGTTCTGAACAAAGCATGAGAATATGCATGGAGAGGCTTCCTAAGAAAGAACTACATGGACAGAGTCCCGTTGTGACATTTCCAACGAAACAGGCACTCAATCAGGTAATCCATAACAAAAATTACAATGCATGTGCTCATTCcaatattcaataaatattcgatATACTTGAGGCGACTTTCAAAGGATTCAAACATGGATGTTATCAATTACATGCTGCAGAAATGTATTTCTTTGATTgttatttgtaaatttttgtttacaCGGGACACTCAATCCTAATTGTTCCAGTACCTTTTTCGATGGTGTAATAATTCAGAAATGCCATTCAAAACATGATATTTGTTCTCAGTTTGAGTCTCAATGTAAGACTCGACCAGCTCCGACACCTCaacaaaaccaaaaccaaCGTCCACATAACCCACATCAACACCAAACGCCATTACCTCCCCATCAACAGCATCCTCAACATTCTCCGCATCCCCAGCATCCTCAACACCCGCAACAAAATCATGGTCCTAGAATGATGATGGGTCCACCGCAAGGTGTGCGAAATCAACGCATGCCTTTACCTGGTATGGGGCCACCTGGACCTGGAGGACCTGGACAACAGGGACCTCCTAGGATGCACGGGCCACCAATGGGCCCTGGGGGTCCTCATCATCCTTTGCCTGGTCATCCTAATCAAGGTCCTCCACCTCCTGGCTATCAACAAGGTCCTTGGAATGGGCCTAGACCTAACGGTCCACCCGGACCACCACGAGGACCTGGTGGACCTCCGCAACAAGGACCGCCTGGACCAGGACCTGGACCTCAACATCGGCCACCTGGAATGGTGAGTATTCCTTCTACTCCCCAGTTTATTTGTAGATAGATAGTAAGGTTATGACAATGAATTATCGTAGTAAGTGTACATCTTTGTCTTCTGCACATAACACCTGTTCATACCACTAGTTTCATGGTGGACCACCTGGTCCTCCAGGGCAAGGACCACCACGTGGACCTCCTGGGCACCCTGGTGGACCTCCAGGTGATCCCAGAGGAGCACCACCTCGCCCAGATTGGAACAGACCTCCTGGTAAGTGTACAATGATAATGGTAATgctatatttattttcccaatttttttcttgtacttCGTTTACTGATCATCTGATTGACTTTTCATAGGAATGCATCACGGACCTCAAGGACCACCAGGTTTTCCTCAACATCAACATATGCAAGGCCCACAACCTGGTCAAGGGCCTCCACAAAGAGGGCCACCTCCGGGTTCCATGGGTGGTGAGAAttcttataatatattaatgaGATTTTGCACTCGAACTCAACCAATGATTTTCGCTCACTATTTTTGATGAGTTCATAACTTTTTGTTTAGATTTTCCGTGCTTTGAGAagctcttttcatttttcttccagttttTCCGGAAATCTGTTAATCATTAAATAATATCCACACCTCAAATGGATGGTT
The sequence above is a segment of the Athalia rosae chromosome 5, iyAthRosa1.1, whole genome shotgun sequence genome. Coding sequences within it:
- the LOC105690193 gene encoding cleavage and polyadenylation specificity factor subunit 6 isoform X3 yields the protein MADGDIDLYADDLEQDFAQDEFAGDGVDLYDDVIAAPPGGNGGGAGSGGGGGDGDSTSPNEETNGSAPYHQLGNNIQPNQIGRRHQLYVGNLTWWTSDQDITDAVQSIGVPDFVEVKFFENRANGQSKGFCVVSLGSEQSMRICMERLPKKELHGQSPVVTFPTKQALNQFESQCKTRPAPTPQQNQNQRPHNPHQHQTPLPPHQQHPQHSPHPQHPQHPQQNHGPRMMMGPPQGVRNQRMPLPGMGPPGPGGPGQQGPPRMHGPPMGPGGPHHPLPGHPNQGPPPPGYQQGPWNGPRPNGPPGPPRGPGGPPQQGPPGPGPGPQHRPPGMFHGGPPGPPGQGPPRGPPGHPGGPPGDPRGAPPRPDWNRPPGMHHGPQGPPGFPQHQHMQGPQPGQGPPQRGPPPGSMGGPGGPPPGHGGPPQGPPQGPPGGPAPHVNPAFFPQGPPHQHPGQHPGGPPGPPGPPHGPPHGPPHGPPHGPPHGPPHNQPHGPPHVPPHPYGPPTAQPPYGAPGPDHRPEGPPPLTEQEFEEIMGRNRTVSSSAIARAVSDAAAGEYASAIETLVTAISLIKQSKVAADDRCKILISSLQDTLRGVETKSYGSARRERSRSRDRERSHRRRRERSRTREREYRERSRERERDRDRERDRERERDRDRDRERYYSEPYPRERSRSRERDREREREREYRERSREESTTRQAARPRVKEEPPEAAPVPSSKSSRNFGIFGVSRGQQTHSLAERNRSQNNDVPLH
- the LOC105690193 gene encoding cleavage and polyadenylation specificity factor subunit 6 isoform X2, coding for MADGDIDLYADDLEQDFAQDEFAGDGVDLYDDVIAAPPGGNGGGAGSGGGGGDGDSTSPNEETNGSAPYHQLGNNIQPNQIGRRHQLYVGNLTWWTSDQDITDAVQSIGVPDFVEVKFFENRANGQSKGFCVVSLGSEQSMRICMERLPKKELHGQSPVVTFPTKQALNQFESQCKTRPAPTPQQNQNQRPHNPHQHQTPLPPHQQHPQHSPHPQHPQHPQQNHGPRMMMGPPQGVRNQRMPLPGMGPPGPGGPGQQGPPRMHGPPMGPGGPHHPLPGHPNQGPPPPGYQQGPWNGPRPNGPPGPPRGPGGPPQQGPPGPGPGPQHRPPGMFHGGPPGPPGQGPPRGPPGHPGGPPGDPRGAPPRPDWNRPPGMHHGPQGPPGFPQHQHMQGPQPGQGPPQRGPPPGSMGGPGGPPPGHGGPPQGPPQGPPGGPAPHVNPAFFPQGPPHQHPGQHPGGPPGPPGPPHGPPHGPPHGPPHGPPHGPPHNQPHGPPHVPPHPYGPPTAQPPYGAPGPDHRPEGPPPLTEQEFEEIMGRNRTVSSSAIARAVSDAAAGEYASAIETLVTAISLIKQSKVAADDRCKILISSLQDTLRGVETKSYGSARRERSRSRDRERSHRRRRERSRTREREYRERSRERERDRDRERDRERERDRDRDRERYYSEPYPRERSRSRERDREREREREYRERSREESTTRQAARPRVKEEPPEAAPVPSSKSSRERERERERERESSRRPAEREREPERERERERERDRRDERGDSSHRSRH
- the LOC105690193 gene encoding cleavage and polyadenylation specificity factor subunit 6 isoform X1, yielding MADGDIDLYADDLEQDFAQDEFAGDGVDLYDDVIAAPPGGNGGGAGSGGGGGDGDSTSPNEETNGSAPYHQLGNNIQPNQIGRRHQLYVGNLTWWTSDQDITDAVQSIGVPDFVEVKFFENRANGQSKGFCVVSLGSEQSMRICMERLPKKELHGQSPVVTFPTKQALNQFESQCKTRPAPTPQQNQNQRPHNPHQHQTPLPPHQQHPQHSPHPQHPQHPQQNHGPRMMMGPPQGVRNQRMPLPGMGPPGPGGPGQQGPPRMHGPPMGPGGPHHPLPGHPNQGPPPPGYQQGPWNGPRPNGPPGPPRGPGGPPQQGPPGPGPGPQHRPPGMFHGGPPGPPGQGPPRGPPGHPGGPPGDPRGAPPRPDWNRPPGMHHGPQGPPGFPQHQHMQGPQPGQGPPQRGPPPGSMGGPGGPPPGHGGPPQGPPQGPPGGPAPHVNPAFFPQGPPHQHPGQHPGGPPGPPGPPHGPPHGPPHGPPHGPPHGPPHNQPHGPPHVPPHPYGPPTAQPPYGAPGPDHRPEGPPPLTEQEFEEIMGRNRTVSSSAIARAVSDAAAGEYASAIETLVTAISLIKQSKVAADDRCKILISSLQDTLRGVETKSYGSARRERSRSRDRERSHRRRRERSRTREREYRERSRERERDRDRERDRERERDRDRDRERYYSEPYPRERSRSRERDREREREREYRERSREESTTRQAARPRVKEEPPEAAPVPSSKSSRYYDDRYRERERERERERESSRRPAEREREPERERERERERDRRDERGDSSHRSRH